The sequence TTGGCCAAGGCAGCGAGCCGTTGTTTATGTACTGGCCCTTGCGGCCTTTGCGGGCTGCTCCGGAGCCTTCGAGGCAAGGTCGCCGTGGCGGCGTTCATCAATAATAGCCAACCTCGCCCGGATCTGCCCGGGAAAGAACAGGATTGGCCGAAGGGCGACAAGCCCGAGGATGCGCCGTATTGGGCGCGTGATGCGTATCTCGTGAAGCGTCGCTCGCGAGATACGAGATACGAACGACAAGGGACGGAGGGTTCAGGAATGGCGACCTTTATTATTGCCGGCAGTCGAGGCACGGACGATCCGACGATGGCCACGCTCCCCTTCATGGCGGCCAAGACGGCCAAAGAACAAGGCCATGATGTCATCCTATGGCTGTGGAATGAAGCGGTCACACTAGCGCGGAAAGGAACCGCGGACCACGTGACGGGCGTGAACCTGACGCCTTTGAAAGAACTCTTGGCCGCGGCTCAAGCGGCGAGTATCCCGATTTGGGTCTGCGGCGCCTGTGCCGTCGCGCGACAAATCGGCTCAGGCGATCTCGTTGCGGGTGCCACGATTAAGGCCATGCCGGACTACATCAAGGCCGTGGCCGAATGTGACCGCACCGTGGCGTTCTGATCCCCGTAGAAAATAGCCCATAGCGAACAGCGAATGGCGAACGAGCAGCAGCGAGCGGCGAATGGCTCAGAGCTATTTGCTGCTCGCTGTCCTGCGAATGCCCCCTCACCCTCCCCTCCCCCAGGATGGTGGAGGATAAAGGTGAGGGGGCTCG comes from Nitrospirota bacterium and encodes:
- a CDS encoding DsrE family protein encodes the protein MATFIIAGSRGTDDPTMATLPFMAAKTAKEQGHDVILWLWNEAVTLARKGTADHVTGVNLTPLKELLAAAQAASIPIWVCGACAVARQIGSGDLVAGATIKAMPDYIKAVAECDRTVAF